DNA from Sorangium aterium:
GCGACCACCGGAGCCGCGAGCCCGCGAACGGGTGCAGCGGCCGCGACGAGGACAGCGGCGCGAAATTCCGGTTCAGATCCACGCCGCGGGCGTTGCAGCGCTGCGACGCCCGCCGCTCGCCGCGGAGGCGCTCCAGGTTGTCGGCGAACGCGTCGGGGTTGACGACCGGCACCACGACGAGCCGCGCCCGCGCCGCCACGCCCGCGCGCCCGCTCGCCAGGATCGACCGGACCGCATCGAGCAGCGCGAGCCCGCCGATCACCTCGACCCCGTGCATGAGCGACGTCAGCAGGAACGTCGGACCGAGCGGATTGCCGAAGTCGTAGCGCCGCAATGGCCTTCCGTTTGCGGACGTCCCGATCGTTATTTCCCGTCCGCCGTAGGTGCGCGCCAGGCGTGCCCAGGCGTCATCGAGCTGCGGGAGATCGGCGTAGCGGCCACAAAGAGCGGGCGAGCGTGTCATCCCAGTGTCTCTTATGTGACACCGGAATGGCGGCGGACGCCAGCGGATTGAGCGGATTCACGTGGCGCGATTCCACGATTCCACGATTCGCGTCATCCGCGTCATCCGCGCGGCTGGTCGCGCTGGTCGCGCTGGTCGCGTTTGTTGCCCTTGCGCGTCGCGAGGAGGGCCAGGCCCTCGAACAGGAGGTGCGCGCCGAGGTGGAGGGTGATGTCGGCGTGGTCCAGGGCGGGGCATACCTCGACGAGATCCATGCCCACCAGGTTGATCCCCGCGAGGCCGCGGAGCAGCTGGAACGCCTCGCGTGAGGTGAGCCCGCCGGGCACGGGCGTGCCGGTGCCCGGGGCATAGGCCGGGTCGATGCCATCGATATCGAAGGAGATGTAGACGGGCGACTCGCCCGCGGCTGCCCTGATGGCGGCGGCGACCGCGTGAGCGCCGTCGCGGTCGATCCGATCCATGCCGTAGAGGGTCGCCCCGGCGTGCGCCGCGAAGGCGCCCTCCTCCGGGTGGCCCCACGTGGCGCGGATGCCGATCTGGTGGAGCGCGCTCCGCGCGATCAGCCCCTCTTCGATCGCGTTGCGGAACGGCGTGCCGTGGTGGAACGGCTCGCCCCACACCTCCGAGGTGCTCGTGTCGAGGTGCGCGTCGACGTGGACGACCGTGACGGGGCCGTGGCGCCGCGACAGCGCGCGGAGCACCGGGAGCGCGATGGAGTGGTCGCCGCCGACGACGAACGGGACCGCGCCGGCCGCGAGCACCTCGTCGACCGAGGCCTGGATCAGCTCGCGCACGGAGTCCGCGTGAAACGGGGGAAAGGGCACATTGCCCCCGTCGAGCACGTCAATCGCGCGGAACACGTCGACGCCGTGGCCGGGGTGATACGACTGCACGAGCGCGCTCACGCGGCGCAGCTCGTAGGGGGCGAACCGCGCGCCGGGGCGGTACGTGACGCTCCCGTCCCACGGGACGCCGAGGAGCACGGCGTCGGCGCCGGAATAGGCGGACGCGCCGGCCTCGTGGAAGCCCGCGGTCGGGAGGCGAAAGAACGGAGTCTGCCCGTGCCGCAGGTACGCGGCTGCTCGTTGTTGAGACATGAGATCTCCTACAGGCTCAAGAGGTCCAGGATCACGGCGCGGGCGCGGTCCGCGAGATCGGCCGCGCCGCCGTGATCGCCGAGCGGCGGGCCGAAGGCGACGCGGGCGCTCGCCTCTCGGCGGCTGGAGAAGCGGAGGAAATGGGGGAGGAAGGTGTCGTCGCCCGCCCAGCAGAGCTCCGGATCATCGTAGGTGATGGCCGCGGGCACGATGGGGACACCCGCGATCCGGGCGACGCCGAAGATGCCTTTCCGGAAGGGGAGGACCTTCTCTCCGCGGGTGGTCGAGCCCTCCGGGAAATTCAGCACCGGGACGCCATGGCGAAGGGCCCGGAGCGCGCACCGGAGCACGCGCGCCCCGCTCGCCGGGCGCCGCCGATCGACGAGCATCACGCCGAGATCGCGCGCGCGATCGCCGATGATCGGCCAGCTGCCGATCTCCTGCTTCGCGATGGCGGTGCAGGGGGTGAGCGACGCGAGGAGGATCGGATCGAGGTAGCTGACGTGGTTGGCCACGATCACGAACGGCGACGCGGGGAGCGCGCCGGTCACGCGGACGCGCAGGGAGTGCTGCGCGCACAGGTCCCGGGCGATCCCGTGAAGGAGGCGCGCCCTCTCGCGGTGGCGCGAGGCGGGCAGCGTGGGCAGCAGGCTGGTCCGGAACATGGTGTCGAGCGCGAGCCCCATCACGCCGGAGAGCCGGCTGGCGATGGAGAGCGCCTCGGTCCAGGGCCGGTCGGCCGCCGCCGGTGCGCGGCGGCCGTGGTCGAGCGGAGCGGTGGTCGTCATGGTCTGTCGGCCTCAGGCCACCGCGGCGATGCCGCTGCTCTCCGCCGCGCGCGGCTCCTTCGCGTCCGCCTGGCGATCGACGAGCCCCACCTTCTCGAAGCGGGCCCGGAGGGCCATGAACGCGTCGCGATCGATGCGCGAGATGATGCGCGGGTGCCCGGTTCCATAGAAATCGGGGCGGACCTCGATCTCCTTGGCGCCGAGCATGGCGTGCAGCGCCCGCGCGGCGTGGTTGTCCTCCTCGACGGTGAACCAGCACGACTCCGCCCATCCAAGGATCGACCCGACGAACGCGCGGAGGAGCGTGTGCGTCGCGCGGGAGCCCTGATACTCGGGCAGGACGGCGAGGGTCGTGCAGTAGACCTCCTTGCCGCGCGTGAAGGAGAGCAGGTAGCCCGCGGGCTTCCCCGCGGCCTCGACCATGAAGCAAGAGTCCTTGAAGAAGTCGCAGCAAAGACGGATGTAATACCGCCCGAGCTCCCCTTCGCCCGCGTCGCCGAAGAGGGTCGTCTCCAGTTCCATCAAAGTCGAAAAGTCATCGCTTCGGAG
Protein-coding regions in this window:
- a CDS encoding GNAT family N-acetyltransferase — protein: MSRYVARTLRSDDFSTLMELETTLFGDAGEGELGRYYIRLCCDFFKDSCFMVEAAGKPAGYLLSFTRGKEVYCTTLAVLPEYQGSRATHTLLRAFVGSILGWAESCWFTVEEDNHAARALHAMLGAKEIEVRPDFYGTGHPRIISRIDRDAFMALRARFEKVGLVDRQADAKEPRAAESSGIAAVA
- the speB gene encoding agmatinase; protein product: MSQQRAAAYLRHGQTPFFRLPTAGFHEAGASAYSGADAVLLGVPWDGSVTYRPGARFAPYELRRVSALVQSYHPGHGVDVFRAIDVLDGGNVPFPPFHADSVRELIQASVDEVLAAGAVPFVVGGDHSIALPVLRALSRRHGPVTVVHVDAHLDTSTSEVWGEPFHHGTPFRNAIEEGLIARSALHQIGIRATWGHPEEGAFAAHAGATLYGMDRIDRDGAHAVAAAIRAAAGESPVYISFDIDGIDPAYAPGTGTPVPGGLTSREAFQLLRGLAGINLVGMDLVEVCPALDHADITLHLGAHLLFEGLALLATRKGNKRDQRDQRDQPRG
- a CDS encoding lysophospholipid acyltransferase family protein — translated: MTTTAPLDHGRRAPAAADRPWTEALSIASRLSGVMGLALDTMFRTSLLPTLPASRHRERARLLHGIARDLCAQHSLRVRVTGALPASPFVIVANHVSYLDPILLASLTPCTAIAKQEIGSWPIIGDRARDLGVMLVDRRRPASGARVLRCALRALRHGVPVLNFPEGSTTRGEKVLPFRKGIFGVARIAGVPIVPAAITYDDPELCWAGDDTFLPHFLRFSSRREASARVAFGPPLGDHGGAADLADRARAVILDLLSL